A portion of the Paenibacillus marchantiae genome contains these proteins:
- a CDS encoding ABC transporter permease — protein sequence MDSQAALKSQESVSLFKDAMYRLATNKAAMISLAVLVLVVIFSMIGPTSLFSSYNYYSNDLLNANAAPSAEHWFGTDELGRDVWVRTWVGARVSLTVGLAAALIDLVIGVIYGAIMGFYGGRVDGIMNKFSEILYSLPYMLVVILLLVVLEPSLTTIIIALTITGWISMSWIVRGEIMQLKNRDFILAARSMGASTGRQLFRHLLPNAVGPILVTLTLSIPNAIFAEAFLSFLGLGVSAPKSSLGSMINDALTGWTLYPWRMWFPAGLMVMTMLAFNLLGDGLRDALDPKLRK from the coding sequence CTGGATAGTCAGGCAGCGTTGAAATCGCAAGAGAGTGTATCGCTATTCAAAGACGCTATGTACAGACTTGCAACCAACAAGGCCGCTATGATTAGTTTGGCTGTTCTAGTCCTTGTTGTCATTTTCTCTATGATTGGTCCAACTTCGTTGTTCTCAAGTTATAATTATTATTCCAATGATTTGTTGAATGCCAATGCTGCACCGAGTGCTGAACACTGGTTCGGAACAGATGAACTGGGTCGTGATGTATGGGTAAGAACCTGGGTAGGTGCACGTGTGTCTCTTACTGTAGGTTTGGCTGCTGCTTTGATTGACCTTGTCATCGGGGTAATTTATGGAGCCATTATGGGCTTCTACGGTGGACGTGTTGACGGCATCATGAACAAGTTCTCCGAGATCTTGTACTCCCTGCCATACATGCTCGTTGTTATCCTGTTGCTGGTTGTATTGGAGCCAAGTCTGACAACGATTATCATTGCACTTACCATTACAGGATGGATCAGTATGTCCTGGATTGTGCGTGGTGAGATTATGCAACTCAAAAACAGAGACTTTATCCTTGCTGCTCGTTCCATGGGCGCAAGCACTGGACGTCAACTCTTCCGTCATTTGTTGCCAAATGCTGTCGGACCAATACTCGTTACATTGACATTGTCCATCCCAAATGCCATCTTCGCAGAAGCATTTTTGAGCTTCCTCGGATTGGGTGTATCTGCACCTAAATCCTCTCTTGGATCTATGATCAATGATGCACTTACAGGCTGGACGCTGTATCCTTGGCGGATGTGGTTCCCTGCAGGTTTGATGGTTATGACAATGCTCGCATTTAACTTGCTTGGTGACGGCTTGCGCGACGCGCTTGATCCAAAATTACGTAAATAG